Proteins encoded together in one Vibrio lentus window:
- a CDS encoding YibL family ribosome-associated protein, with protein sequence MSVKNELQQINNRLDKCRNKLAAAKTRNDRPVVRQFEDEIKKLTKKIAQLKHKESFDVNQERKSLIDMPFSREITKAEQADMGKLKKSVKGLVIVHPMTKIGKELRIEVMTGYAPKKF encoded by the coding sequence ATGAGTGTTAAAAACGAACTTCAACAAATTAACAACCGTCTAGACAAGTGTCGCAACAAGTTAGCGGCTGCTAAAACTCGTAATGATCGTCCTGTTGTTCGTCAATTTGAAGACGAGATTAAGAAGCTAACTAAGAAAATTGCACAGCTTAAACACAAAGAAAGCTTTGATGTGAATCAAGAGCGTAAATCGCTGATTGATATGCCATTTAGCCGTGAAATCACAAAAGCTGAGCAAGCGGATATGGGTAAACTTAAGAAGTCTGTAAAAGGGCTCGTGATTGTTCACCCGATGACCAAAATTGGTAAAGAGCTTCGCATTGAAGTTATGACGGGTTACGCACCGAAAAAATTCTAA
- a CDS encoding tautomerase family protein — protein sequence MIVIYGIKECLNPIKLQLSNVLQQCLNSEMGLPDDKRAHRFVPLERDDFFYPEGRTEAYTVIEINMMEGRAVNTKKRLIKKIFSEIEKQLSISPIDIEITIKEQPSHCWGFRGMTGDEAQDLKYKVKV from the coding sequence ATGATCGTTATTTATGGTATCAAAGAGTGCTTAAATCCGATTAAGTTACAGCTTTCTAATGTCTTACAACAATGTTTGAACAGTGAGATGGGGTTACCTGATGACAAACGAGCGCATCGGTTTGTACCATTAGAAAGAGATGATTTCTTTTATCCCGAAGGGCGAACAGAAGCTTATACCGTAATAGAAATCAATATGATGGAAGGGCGAGCGGTGAATACCAAAAAGCGCCTGATTAAGAAGATATTTTCTGAAATAGAAAAGCAGCTGTCTATCTCTCCCATTGATATCGAGATCACCATCAAGGAGCAGCCATCGCATTGCTGGGGCTTTCGAGGCATGACTGGTGATGAAGCCCAAGATCTTAAGTACAAAGTCAAAGTTTAG
- a CDS encoding DUF4344 domain-containing metallopeptidase produces the protein MTLLKQTLTYSLVLGSVFATTYASSETSIDNTLPNNLIVEYAPPQTEQEKQLKQEIELSGINDTVIDLSNQLLMFNQPLVIQYGGDEGPLYDPQTHHVLIPYSFYAESLAYFEKNQYEKEYGKSAQTGAIDTLLHTLLHEAGHGYIEDQKIAILGKEEDAVDNLATVLLLNYVEHGGDAAISAADMFAFESEDRPEYYDLGEYIDEHSFDLQRYFSTLCLVYGSDPEAYKNLLDEVENDYLKDRKEFCIEHFDVITGNWHQYLKESDEG, from the coding sequence ATGACATTATTGAAACAAACACTGACCTACAGCCTAGTCCTTGGTTCTGTGTTTGCCACGACTTATGCGTCCAGTGAAACATCCATTGATAATACGCTCCCCAACAACCTTATTGTCGAGTATGCACCACCTCAAACTGAACAAGAAAAACAGCTCAAACAAGAGATTGAACTCAGTGGCATCAACGACACCGTCATTGACCTCTCCAACCAACTGTTGATGTTTAACCAGCCTTTGGTGATTCAATACGGCGGTGATGAAGGCCCACTCTACGATCCGCAAACGCATCACGTACTTATCCCATACAGTTTTTACGCTGAATCACTCGCTTACTTCGAGAAGAACCAATACGAAAAAGAGTACGGAAAATCGGCACAAACGGGTGCCATCGATACCTTGCTTCATACGCTGCTGCACGAAGCGGGGCACGGCTATATCGAAGATCAAAAGATCGCCATTCTCGGTAAAGAAGAAGATGCCGTAGATAACCTCGCAACAGTCTTGCTGCTCAACTACGTGGAACATGGCGGTGATGCCGCAATAAGTGCAGCCGATATGTTTGCCTTTGAGTCAGAAGACCGCCCGGAGTATTACGACTTGGGGGAATACATTGATGAACACAGCTTCGATCTCCAACGCTACTTCTCAACCCTATGCCTTGTGTACGGCAGCGACCCTGAAGCTTATAAAAACTTGCTTGATGAAGTGGAAAACGACTATTTAAAAGATAGGAAAGAGTTCTGTATTGAGCACTTTGATGTGATCACTGGGAATTGGCACCAATACTTAAAAGAGAGTGATGAAGGTTAA
- a CDS encoding ChrR family anti-sigma-E factor, which produces MIKHHPNAAILKDFVDGNLADSVSLIVSSHVELCEHCQKQVSMLTAQAADSVFENDTAGLKLSDSEMDAFLSDDGEFDFDAIDQITADLSQAVEVVVEAQQETVSNTTFTIPRALNSVVRKDWLNLGKISRARLDFDDESHHTSLLHIDKDGQVPCHTHKGFEITLLLEGSFEDEMGVYNKGDFIWLDGEHTHQPATKEGCVCLTVSSDALYFTKGVSQLFNPLGKYIY; this is translated from the coding sequence ATGATTAAACATCACCCAAATGCGGCAATCTTGAAAGATTTTGTCGATGGCAATCTAGCGGATTCGGTTTCTCTGATTGTTTCTAGCCATGTAGAGCTTTGCGAACACTGCCAAAAACAAGTAAGCATGCTGACAGCGCAAGCCGCTGACTCAGTCTTTGAAAACGACACAGCAGGGCTAAAACTGTCTGACAGCGAAATGGATGCGTTCCTTTCTGACGATGGGGAGTTCGATTTTGATGCTATTGACCAGATCACAGCTGATTTGTCCCAGGCTGTCGAAGTTGTTGTTGAAGCTCAACAAGAGACTGTGTCTAACACAACCTTCACGATCCCTCGCGCACTTAATTCAGTCGTAAGAAAAGACTGGTTGAACTTGGGCAAGATTTCTCGCGCACGTCTCGATTTTGATGACGAATCACACCACACTAGCTTGCTACATATAGATAAAGACGGACAGGTGCCTTGTCACACTCATAAAGGCTTCGAGATCACGCTTCTTTTAGAAGGCAGCTTCGAAGATGAAATGGGCGTCTACAACAAAGGTGACTTCATCTGGTTAGATGGAGAACACACTCATCAGCCTGCGACCAAAGAAGGCTGTGTGTGTTTAACTGTTTCAAGCGATGCCTTGTACTTCACCAAAGGGGTGAGCCAATTGTTCAACCCACTGGGTAAATACATTTATTAG
- a CDS encoding NAD(P)H-dependent oxidoreductase produces the protein MTHPIISDLNTRYTAKKYDAEKRISAEDMEVIKEALRLSASSINSQPWKFIIIESDAAKQRFHNTFENMFQFNQPHAKEASHTILFAHDPKYTKEKFAKRADTEVSSGHLPAEMYEQFLGAYAFAEMNTDETGFNGNWTKSQVYIALGNTMHTLARLGIASTPMEGVDAAMIGEEFADELDGHVVDVALAIGYHKDGEDYNHGKPKARLALDEIVTTL, from the coding sequence ATGACTCATCCAATCATTTCAGATCTAAACACTCGCTACACAGCTAAAAAATACGATGCAGAAAAGCGCATCTCTGCGGAAGACATGGAAGTAATCAAAGAAGCACTTCGTTTGTCAGCTTCTTCTATCAACTCTCAGCCTTGGAAATTCATCATCATTGAGAGTGACGCAGCAAAACAGCGCTTCCACAATACTTTCGAGAACATGTTCCAGTTTAACCAACCGCATGCGAAAGAAGCGTCACATACGATCCTGTTTGCTCACGATCCTAAGTACACTAAAGAGAAATTCGCAAAGCGTGCTGACACAGAAGTAAGCTCTGGTCACCTACCTGCTGAAATGTACGAGCAGTTCTTAGGGGCTTACGCATTCGCAGAAATGAACACAGATGAGACTGGTTTCAACGGAAACTGGACTAAGTCTCAGGTGTACATCGCGCTAGGTAACACAATGCACACACTGGCTCGTCTTGGTATTGCTTCAACACCGATGGAAGGCGTAGATGCCGCTATGATCGGTGAAGAGTTTGCTGACGAACTAGACGGTCACGTTGTTGATGTAGCGCTAGCAATCGGCTACCACAAAGACGGCGAAGACTATAACCACGGTAAACCAAAAGCACGTCTAGCTCTTGATGAAATCGTGACGACGCTTTAA
- a CDS encoding LON peptidase substrate-binding domain-containing protein, translating into MPNSAEKITRIETESETPVETSQELAVFPLPLFILPRGRQRLRIFEPKYLKMVAHAAQGDGFIIATQDNTNSERLSSWGTKVSIVDFNMSDDQILEIDVEGEQLVQLHSSFRDTDDLIKSDFRPLPHWPQHSYKVPNVVTAFLVELFREHDSIRALYPTPDFESPQWICARLLEMMPIPLEKKTKFTEPASFPSLVPFLNQIITGQ; encoded by the coding sequence GTGCCGAATTCAGCTGAGAAGATCACACGGATAGAAACCGAATCAGAAACACCCGTAGAGACTTCTCAAGAGCTTGCGGTGTTTCCTCTCCCGTTATTCATTTTGCCAAGGGGCAGACAAAGACTGCGTATTTTCGAACCCAAGTATTTGAAAATGGTCGCTCATGCTGCACAGGGAGACGGCTTCATCATTGCGACTCAGGACAATACCAACTCCGAACGTCTGAGTTCTTGGGGGACAAAAGTGTCTATTGTGGATTTCAATATGTCCGATGATCAAATCTTGGAAATCGACGTTGAAGGCGAACAGTTGGTGCAGCTTCACTCGTCCTTTCGCGACACAGATGATTTAATAAAAAGTGATTTCCGCCCTTTACCTCACTGGCCACAGCACAGCTATAAGGTGCCGAACGTGGTGACTGCGTTTCTTGTCGAGTTGTTTCGAGAACACGATTCAATCAGAGCACTTTACCCCACTCCTGACTTTGAAAGCCCTCAATGGATCTGTGCTCGACTCCTCGAAATGATGCCTATCCCATTGGAAAAGAAAACCAAATTCACAGAACCCGCTAGTTTTCCGTCTTTAGTTCCCTTTTTGAATCAAATCATTACAGGGCAATAA
- the gltS gene encoding sodium/glutamate symporter gives MNQLISIGPLESFLIAISVLFLGHFVNAKLPVLKKYNIPEPIVGGLIVAFAITALHFNGLDLEFSLPLQNTFMLMFFATVGLAANYTQLIKGGAKVFLFLGVASVYIIIQNGVGVTLATALGLEPLMGLIAGSITLSGGHGTGAAWSQTFSDTFGIANTLEIAMASATFGLIIGGIIGSPVAQKLIDKNQLESEYGTGTQTHERFPELVTYNEYEEDKVTAKKVIEVLFILLICISGAKYLEEWVATFEISWLMIPDFVYALFIGVFITNVFEVTKLHKTDSETVDILGTVSLSLFLAMALMSLKLWNIFDLAIPFLVILAVQAVVLGIFSYFVTFKVMGSNYDAAVMAGGHCGFGLGATPTAVMNMGSLVNRFGPSPQAFMVVPIVGAFFIDIVNLIILQGYISFIG, from the coding sequence ATGAATCAATTAATTTCAATTGGACCACTAGAATCCTTCCTAATCGCGATTAGTGTTTTGTTTCTAGGTCATTTCGTCAATGCAAAGCTTCCGGTTCTCAAAAAGTACAATATTCCAGAGCCCATTGTCGGCGGCTTGATTGTCGCTTTTGCTATTACAGCCCTGCACTTTAACGGCCTTGATCTTGAGTTTTCCTTGCCCCTGCAGAACACGTTTATGTTGATGTTCTTTGCAACGGTCGGCCTTGCAGCTAACTACACGCAGCTGATAAAAGGTGGTGCTAAGGTATTCCTATTCTTAGGGGTGGCTTCGGTTTACATCATTATCCAAAACGGTGTAGGTGTAACACTTGCGACGGCATTAGGCCTTGAACCCTTGATGGGTTTGATTGCTGGATCTATCACGCTTTCGGGTGGGCACGGTACGGGCGCAGCTTGGTCTCAAACTTTTTCAGACACGTTTGGCATTGCCAATACTCTAGAAATCGCGATGGCTTCAGCGACATTTGGTTTGATTATCGGTGGTATTATCGGTAGCCCAGTCGCTCAAAAGTTGATTGATAAAAACCAGCTTGAATCTGAGTACGGCACTGGCACACAAACCCACGAGCGTTTTCCTGAGCTTGTTACTTACAACGAGTATGAAGAAGACAAAGTAACAGCGAAGAAGGTGATTGAAGTATTGTTCATTCTTCTTATCTGTATCTCGGGGGCGAAATACCTAGAAGAGTGGGTGGCGACTTTTGAAATTTCTTGGTTGATGATTCCTGACTTCGTTTACGCGTTGTTTATCGGTGTGTTCATCACTAACGTTTTTGAAGTGACTAAACTGCATAAGACGGACAGCGAAACGGTTGATATTCTTGGTACCGTATCATTGTCACTGTTCCTAGCCATGGCGCTAATGAGCCTTAAGCTTTGGAACATCTTTGACCTTGCGATTCCGTTCTTGGTTATCCTTGCGGTTCAGGCTGTGGTGTTGGGGATCTTCTCTTACTTTGTGACGTTCAAAGTAATGGGTTCTAACTACGACGCAGCGGTTATGGCGGGTGGTCACTGTGGTTTCGGCCTAGGTGCAACCCCAACAGCGGTAATGAACATGGGTTCTTTGGTGAACCGATTCGGTCCGTCGCCACAAGCCTTCATGGTTGTGCCAATTGTTGGTGCCTTCTTTATCGATATCGTTAACCTGATTATCCTACAAGGTTACATCTCGTTTATTGGATAA
- the norW gene encoding NADH:flavorubredoxin reductase NorW has translation MSNIVIVGGGFAALQTIKMVRKLDQDIAITMITADAGVEYSKPNLSHAFSQEQTPETLAVHNAQQLAEQYNVVIKTKALVSEIDTEQQCVHVDGQSIHYSKLVLATGATPFIPPAEGLKRSATITLNSLEEFDKHKAQIDGAQRITVMGGGLIGVELAFDLQTAGKDVTIIEPASYLLNNLVPPFVSLELERELTKAGVTVETDSAVCRATYLPDGVRLQTTSSRLIRTDIVIAAAGLRPNTQLATQAGIEVNKGIVVDTIMRTNVENVYAIGDCAEIEGRVMAYLQPAILSANVLAKQLAMGNGESKVGEGKLSLPHIITKVKTPSYPIQLAGRDIQTAQSWETRFDPKGIVAKGFNEDNQLVGFIVTGEHTKAAFPLLKELQASSPA, from the coding sequence ATGTCGAACATTGTTATTGTGGGTGGCGGTTTCGCTGCCCTACAAACCATCAAGATGGTACGTAAGCTTGACCAAGATATCGCAATTACTATGATCACCGCCGATGCCGGGGTTGAGTACAGTAAGCCGAATCTTTCGCACGCGTTCAGTCAGGAACAAACGCCGGAAACACTCGCAGTACATAACGCTCAACAATTGGCAGAGCAGTACAACGTGGTCATCAAAACCAAAGCACTTGTGAGCGAGATAGATACTGAGCAGCAGTGTGTTCATGTTGATGGCCAATCTATCCACTATTCAAAGTTGGTATTAGCGACGGGCGCGACGCCTTTTATACCACCAGCGGAAGGGCTTAAACGCAGCGCAACCATTACGTTAAATAGTTTGGAAGAGTTCGATAAACACAAAGCTCAGATCGATGGCGCTCAACGCATCACCGTGATGGGTGGAGGCTTGATTGGGGTCGAGCTCGCATTCGACCTTCAAACTGCGGGTAAAGATGTCACGATTATCGAACCCGCAAGTTATCTATTGAATAACCTAGTGCCACCTTTCGTTTCGCTTGAATTGGAAAGGGAACTAACAAAAGCAGGGGTTACCGTCGAAACCGACTCTGCAGTGTGTCGCGCAACGTATCTCCCTGATGGAGTGAGGTTGCAAACCACGTCTTCTCGATTGATACGAACCGATATCGTGATTGCCGCAGCAGGGCTAAGACCAAACACACAGTTAGCCACACAAGCGGGAATAGAAGTAAACAAAGGGATTGTAGTCGATACCATCATGAGAACCAATGTCGAGAATGTGTATGCGATTGGTGACTGCGCCGAAATAGAGGGGCGTGTGATGGCTTATCTTCAGCCCGCTATTTTGTCTGCAAACGTGTTGGCTAAGCAGCTGGCTATGGGTAACGGAGAGAGCAAAGTGGGCGAAGGAAAGCTCAGCTTGCCTCACATCATCACTAAGGTGAAAACACCGAGTTACCCGATTCAACTCGCAGGGCGCGATATTCAAACCGCTCAGAGTTGGGAAACTCGATTCGATCCTAAAGGCATTGTCGCTAAGGGCTTTAATGAAGATAACCAGTTGGTTGGATTCATTGTCACGGGAGAACACACCAAAGCGGCGTTCCCTCTGCTCAAAGAGCTACAGGCAAGCTCACCCGCATAG
- a CDS encoding sigma-70 family RNA polymerase sigma factor has protein sequence MQVESRRTGNGKEHVIIPDNKLPTESKVPTELSSWLILVGSDRDKQAFTCLFKFFAPKIKRFGISKLGGEAAANELVQDTMTNVWKKAHLYNEEKGAATTWVYTVMRNAAFDMLRKVKAKAEQTIADDIWPIDAMVAESQSDQLQFGDHLMSRHVMTQIEKLPLAQKTIVKGVYFQELSQEQLAQQLDVPLGTVKSRLRLALAKLKVHMGEQDHD, from the coding sequence ATGCAAGTGGAAAGCAGAAGAACAGGGAACGGCAAGGAGCATGTCATTATCCCCGACAACAAACTACCTACTGAAAGTAAGGTACCTACAGAGCTCTCAAGCTGGCTGATTTTGGTTGGTTCAGACAGAGACAAGCAAGCATTTACGTGTTTGTTTAAGTTCTTTGCTCCCAAAATTAAGCGTTTTGGCATCAGCAAGTTGGGTGGTGAAGCCGCTGCCAACGAACTAGTCCAAGACACGATGACCAACGTTTGGAAGAAAGCGCATCTCTATAACGAAGAGAAAGGCGCAGCGACCACTTGGGTATACACCGTGATGCGAAACGCTGCCTTCGACATGCTAAGAAAGGTAAAAGCGAAAGCAGAGCAAACCATCGCTGACGACATTTGGCCGATTGACGCCATGGTAGCCGAATCACAAAGTGATCAGCTTCAGTTTGGCGATCATTTAATGAGCCGTCATGTAATGACTCAAATTGAAAAGCTGCCTCTCGCTCAAAAAACCATTGTGAAAGGTGTCTACTTCCAAGAGTTATCGCAAGAGCAGCTCGCCCAACAACTCGATGTCCCGCTTGGAACTGTTAAATCACGTCTAAGACTCGCACTCGCCAAACTAAAAGTTCACATGGGGGAACAAGACCATGATTAA
- the norV gene encoding anaerobic nitric oxide reductase flavorubredoxin produces MTIHVKSNVHWVGVHDWETEHFHGKEYHMNKGTSYNSYLIREEKTVLVDTVDHRFTEQFLANLEMEIDINEIDYIICQHAEEDHSGALSALLAKIPNTPVYCTEAGVNSIVGHHHQPDWNFRTVKTGDTLDVGNGKQLIFVEMKMLHWPDSMATYLTGDEILFSNDAFGQHYCDENLFNDQLDQVELHDQCLRYFSNILTPFAPLVKAKIEEVLSLGVPIDVIATSHGCIWRDNATQIVEQYYEWSKAYKEDRITIVYDTMSNNTRMMADAIAKGIRKGSPETAIKVFNISKHDKNDILANIFRSKGVLVGSSTMNNVMMPQIAALLEEIHGLRFAGKRAAAFGSSGWTGGAVKRIDARLREANFEVSAPQHIHWKPDTDALRQCIDYGMTLAEVWRVEADEVSTPKQVSRNVTPLEATPTPVNITAELKDTTELKPEEAQDKPVHSADCTCWRCTVCEWVYDPQLGEPYQGVEPGTPWAQVPDDFLCPECHLGKEVFVEK; encoded by the coding sequence ATGACTATTCACGTTAAATCAAATGTTCACTGGGTTGGCGTCCACGATTGGGAAACAGAACACTTCCATGGTAAGGAATACCACATGAACAAAGGTACCAGCTATAACTCGTACCTGATTCGTGAAGAGAAAACGGTGCTTGTTGATACCGTTGATCATCGCTTTACTGAACAATTCCTTGCAAACCTTGAGATGGAAATCGACATCAATGAGATCGACTACATCATTTGTCAGCATGCTGAAGAAGACCACTCAGGTGCCCTTTCAGCACTATTAGCCAAAATTCCAAACACACCCGTCTACTGCACAGAAGCTGGCGTTAACTCGATTGTTGGCCATCACCATCAGCCTGACTGGAACTTCCGAACCGTTAAAACAGGCGACACGCTCGATGTCGGTAACGGTAAGCAACTCATCTTTGTTGAGATGAAAATGCTGCACTGGCCAGACTCAATGGCAACATACCTCACTGGTGACGAGATCCTGTTCAGTAACGATGCGTTCGGTCAGCACTACTGTGATGAAAACCTATTCAACGATCAGCTAGACCAAGTCGAGCTTCATGATCAATGTCTGCGTTACTTCTCGAACATCCTCACACCTTTCGCGCCTTTGGTGAAAGCGAAGATAGAAGAAGTATTGAGCTTAGGTGTGCCTATCGATGTTATCGCAACCTCTCATGGCTGTATTTGGCGCGACAACGCGACGCAAATTGTTGAGCAATACTACGAGTGGTCTAAAGCCTACAAAGAAGATCGTATCACCATTGTCTACGACACCATGTCGAACAACACTCGCATGATGGCTGACGCAATCGCAAAAGGTATCCGTAAAGGCAGCCCAGAAACAGCAATCAAAGTCTTTAATATCTCTAAGCACGATAAGAATGACATCCTTGCCAATATCTTCCGTTCAAAAGGGGTTCTAGTCGGTTCATCGACCATGAACAATGTGATGATGCCGCAAATCGCAGCACTACTAGAAGAGATCCACGGACTTCGCTTTGCTGGTAAAAGAGCCGCAGCATTTGGCTCTTCAGGTTGGACAGGCGGCGCAGTAAAACGTATCGACGCTCGACTACGTGAAGCTAACTTCGAAGTCAGTGCGCCACAACACATCCATTGGAAACCAGACACAGACGCGCTTCGCCAATGTATCGATTACGGCATGACACTGGCCGAGGTTTGGCGTGTAGAAGCAGATGAAGTGAGCACACCGAAACAAGTATCACGTAATGTAACACCGCTTGAAGCCACACCAACACCGGTAAACATCACTGCCGAGCTCAAAGACACAACAGAGCTGAAGCCAGAAGAAGCGCAAGATAAGCCAGTACACAGTGCAGACTGCACTTGCTGGCGTTGCACAGTATGCGAATGGGTGTACGACCCACAATTGGGCGAACCCTACCAAGGCGTCGAACCCGGAACTCCTTGGGCGCAAGTACCTGATGATTTCCTTTGCCCTGAATGCCATTTAGGCAAAGAAGTGTTTGTGGAGAAGTAG